From Streptomyces zhihengii, the proteins below share one genomic window:
- the sucD gene encoding succinate--CoA ligase subunit alpha: protein MAIFLNKDSKVIVQGMTGATGMKHTKLMLGDGTNIVGGVNPRKAGTSVDFDGTEVPVFGSVAEAMEKTGADVSVLFVPPAFAKAAVVEAIDAEIPLAVVITEGIAVHDSAAFWAYATSKGNKTRIIGPNCPGLITPGQSNAGIIPGDITKPGRIGLVSKSGTLTYQMMYELRDIGFSSAVGIGGDPVIGTTHIDALAAFEADPETDLIVMIGEIGGDAEERAADFIKANVTKPVVGYVAGFTAPEGKTMGHAGAIVSGSSGTAQAKKEALEAAGVQVGKTPTETAKLARAILAG from the coding sequence ATGGCTATCTTCCTGAACAAGGACAGCAAGGTCATCGTCCAGGGCATGACCGGTGCCACGGGCATGAAGCACACCAAGCTGATGCTCGGCGACGGCACCAACATCGTCGGCGGCGTGAACCCGCGCAAGGCCGGCACCTCCGTCGACTTCGACGGCACCGAGGTACCGGTCTTCGGCTCCGTCGCCGAGGCGATGGAGAAGACGGGCGCCGACGTCTCCGTCCTCTTCGTGCCGCCGGCCTTCGCCAAGGCCGCCGTCGTCGAGGCCATCGACGCCGAGATCCCGCTCGCGGTCGTCATCACCGAGGGCATCGCCGTCCACGACTCCGCCGCCTTCTGGGCGTACGCGACGTCGAAGGGCAACAAGACCCGCATCATCGGCCCGAACTGCCCCGGTCTCATCACGCCGGGCCAGTCCAACGCCGGCATCATCCCGGGCGACATCACCAAGCCCGGCCGCATCGGTCTGGTGTCCAAGTCCGGCACGCTGACCTACCAGATGATGTACGAGCTCCGTGACATCGGCTTCTCGTCCGCCGTCGGCATCGGTGGCGACCCGGTCATCGGCACCACGCACATCGACGCGCTCGCCGCGTTCGAGGCCGACCCCGAGACCGACCTGATCGTCATGATCGGCGAGATCGGCGGCGACGCCGAGGAGCGTGCGGCCGACTTCATCAAGGCCAACGTCACCAAGCCGGTCGTCGGCTACGTCGCGGGCTTCACCGCGCCCGAGGGCAAGACCATGGGCCACGCCGGCGCCATCGTCTCCGGCTCCTCCGGCACCGCCCAGGCGAAGAAGGAGGCCCTGGAGGCCGCCGGCGTCCAGGTCGGCAAGACGCCGACCGAGACCGCCAAGCTGGCGCGCGCCATCCTCGCGGGCTGA
- the sucC gene encoding ADP-forming succinate--CoA ligase subunit beta, giving the protein MDLFEYQARDLFAKHGVPVLAGEVIDTPEAAREATERLGGKSVVKAQVKVGGRGKAGGVKLAATPDEAVARATDILGMDIKGHTVHKVMIAETAPEIVEEYYVSYLLDRTNRTFLAMASVAGGMDIEEVAEKTPEKLAKVPVDANTGVTIEKARDIVAQAQFPAEVAEKVAEVLVTLWDTFIAEDALLVEVNPLAKVASGDILALDGKVSLDENAEFRQPGHEEFVDHAAANPLEAAAKAKNLNYVKLEGEVGIIGNGAGLVMSTLDVVAYAGENHGGVKPANFLDIGGGASAQVMANGLEIILGDPDVKSVFVNVFGGITACDEVANGIVQALALLADKGEAVTKPLVVRLDGNNAELGRKILSDANHPLVQRVDTMDGAADKAAELAAAAK; this is encoded by the coding sequence GTGGACCTGTTCGAGTACCAGGCGAGGGACCTCTTCGCCAAGCACGGTGTACCGGTGCTGGCCGGTGAAGTCATCGACACGCCTGAGGCGGCGCGCGAGGCGACGGAGCGACTGGGCGGCAAGTCGGTCGTCAAGGCGCAGGTCAAGGTCGGCGGCCGCGGCAAGGCCGGTGGCGTGAAGCTGGCCGCCACCCCGGACGAGGCCGTCGCCCGCGCGACGGACATCCTCGGGATGGACATCAAGGGCCACACGGTCCACAAGGTGATGATCGCGGAGACCGCTCCGGAGATCGTCGAGGAGTACTACGTCTCGTACCTCCTCGACCGCACCAACCGCACCTTCCTCGCCATGGCCTCCGTCGCCGGCGGCATGGACATCGAGGAGGTCGCCGAGAAGACCCCCGAGAAGCTCGCGAAGGTCCCGGTCGACGCCAACACCGGCGTCACGATCGAGAAGGCCCGCGACATCGTCGCGCAGGCCCAGTTCCCGGCCGAGGTCGCGGAGAAGGTCGCCGAGGTCCTGGTGACCCTGTGGGACACCTTCATCGCCGAGGACGCGCTCCTCGTCGAGGTGAACCCGCTCGCCAAGGTCGCGAGCGGCGACATCCTGGCGCTGGACGGCAAGGTCTCCCTCGACGAGAACGCCGAGTTCCGTCAGCCGGGTCACGAGGAGTTCGTGGACCACGCCGCAGCCAACCCGCTCGAGGCTGCCGCCAAGGCCAAGAACCTCAACTACGTGAAGCTCGAGGGCGAGGTCGGCATCATCGGCAACGGTGCCGGCCTGGTCATGTCGACCCTGGACGTCGTCGCGTACGCCGGTGAGAACCACGGCGGCGTGAAGCCGGCCAACTTCCTCGACATCGGCGGCGGCGCGTCCGCCCAGGTGATGGCGAACGGCCTGGAGATCATCCTCGGCGACCCGGACGTCAAGTCCGTCTTCGTCAACGTCTTCGGCGGCATCACCGCCTGCGACGAGGTCGCCAACGGCATCGTCCAGGCGCTCGCCCTGCTCGCCGACAAGGGCGAGGCGGTCACCAAGCCGCTGGTCGTCCGTCTGGACGGCAACAACGCGGAGCTCGGTCGCAAGATCCTCTCCGACGCCAACCACCCGCTGGTGCAGCGCGTGGACACCATGGACGGCGCGGCCGACAAGGCCGCCGAGCTCGCCGCTGCGGCCAAGTAA
- a CDS encoding vWA domain-containing protein, with translation MTTHEAAPAAETGAGGAAGAAPDGHGERLRRWRLVLGGDAADGTGVALAGTDAAMDGALASLYGARPAGQGRSGGRSAGLGASAPSVARWLGDIRTYFPSSVVQVMQRDAIDRLGLSALLLEPEMLEAVEADVHLVGTLLSLNKAMPETTKETARAVVRKVVGELEKRLATRTRSTLTGALDRSARIGRPRHRDIDWDRTIRANLRNYLPEHRTVVPERLIGYGRASRSVKKEVVLCIDQSGSMAASVVYASVFGAVLASMRSIATRLVVFDTAVADLTDQLDDPVDVLFGTRLGGGTDINRALAYCQSRITRPADTVVVLISDLYEGGIRDEMLKRVAAMQAAGVRFVTLLALSDEGAPAYDREHAAALAALGSPAFACTPDLFPEVMAAAIERRPLPVPATA, from the coding sequence ATGACGACGCACGAGGCCGCCCCGGCGGCCGAGACCGGGGCAGGCGGTGCCGCGGGGGCGGCTCCGGACGGGCACGGCGAGCGGCTCCGGCGATGGCGCCTGGTCCTCGGCGGCGACGCCGCCGACGGCACGGGCGTCGCCCTCGCCGGCACGGACGCCGCCATGGACGGCGCGCTCGCCTCGCTCTACGGCGCCCGCCCCGCCGGCCAGGGCAGGAGCGGCGGCAGATCGGCCGGCCTGGGCGCGTCCGCGCCCTCGGTGGCCCGCTGGCTGGGGGACATCCGCACCTACTTCCCCAGCTCCGTGGTCCAGGTGATGCAGCGCGACGCGATCGACCGGCTCGGCCTCTCCGCGCTCCTGCTGGAGCCCGAGATGCTGGAGGCCGTCGAGGCGGACGTGCACCTCGTCGGCACCCTGCTCTCCCTCAACAAGGCGATGCCGGAGACGACGAAGGAGACGGCCCGGGCCGTGGTCCGCAAGGTCGTCGGGGAGCTGGAGAAGCGGCTCGCCACCCGCACACGGTCCACGCTGACCGGGGCGCTGGACCGCTCGGCGCGGATCGGCCGCCCCCGTCACCGCGACATCGACTGGGACCGCACCATCCGGGCGAACCTCCGCAACTACCTCCCCGAGCACCGCACGGTCGTCCCCGAGCGGCTGATCGGCTACGGACGCGCCTCGCGGTCGGTGAAGAAGGAGGTGGTGCTCTGCATCGACCAGTCGGGGTCCATGGCGGCCTCCGTCGTCTATGCCTCCGTCTTCGGCGCCGTCCTCGCCTCGATGCGCTCCATCGCCACCCGGCTGGTCGTCTTCGACACCGCCGTCGCCGATCTGACGGACCAGCTGGACGATCCCGTCGACGTGCTCTTCGGCACCCGGCTCGGCGGCGGGACCGACATCAACCGGGCGCTCGCCTACTGCCAGTCGCGGATCACCCGCCCCGCGGACACGGTCGTCGTCCTGATCAGCGACCTCTACGAGGGGGGCATACGCGACGAGATGCTGAAGCGGGTGGCCGCCATGCAGGCGGCGGGCGTGCGGTTCGTCACGCTGCTGGCGCTCTCGGACGAGGGGGCGCCCGCCTACGACCGGGAGCACGCGGCGGCGCTGGCCGCCCTCGGCTCGCCGGCGTTCGCCTGCACACCGGACCTGTTCCCCGAGGTGATGGCGGCGGCGATCGAGAGGCGTCCCCTCCCGGTCCCGGCCACCGCCTGA
- a CDS encoding DUF5682 family protein — MSGPLLLGVRHHGPGSARAVGAALDAARPPAVLIEGPPEGDGLVHLAADERMRPPVALLAHAVDDPGRSAFWPFAAFSPEWVAVRWALAHGVPVRFIDLPAAHSLAMDPSGAGPAPAAGDDGPAAGAGSGGPEPDAGARGLAPEAGEGGEPVPGPGGPGVRIDPIGVLADAAGYDDPERWWEDVVEHRGGDGPADAFAPFAAVAEAMTALRETYGHGGHERDLIREAHMRLALRAARKEFGDGVAVVCGAWHVPALAERRTVAADRALLKGLSKVRTETTWVPWTHRRLSRYSGYGAGIDSPGWYGHLFEVPDRPVERWMTKVARLLREEDRPVSPAHVIEAVRLAETLAVVRGRPFAGLGETTDAVRAVMCDGSDVPLDLVRDALVVGDVLGEVPDAAPAVPLQRDLARQQRALRLKPEAAERELELDLRKDGDAGRSLLLHRLRLLSVGWGEPAAGRGSTGTFRETWRLRWEPELHVKVAEAGMWGTTVLAAATAKATSGAVSAGSLGEVTALAEQCLLASLPDALPVVMAALADRAALDTDVGHLARALPALARSLRYGDVRATDTEALGEVAAGLAERICIGLPPACTGLDADAAAEMRGLIDGVHTAVALLPGSSGTAPRWRDALRRLAARDTVHGVLRGRAARLLLDEGQLAEDEAARLMGLALSPAVPPAQAAAWIEGFVGGESGGGLLLVHDERLLGLVDAWLTGVPDHAFTDVLPLLRRTFSAYEPGVRRTLGELVRRGPAATPGGAPPEPAAPGFGPGLDESRAEEVLPVVRLLLGIAGGAAGGGGGGEGAGSTGATGTAPPTRPTGPAAGGSGFTGPAGFTGAARSGADGGGGGRHDDFAGVSR, encoded by the coding sequence ATGAGCGGCCCGCTCCTGCTCGGCGTCCGCCACCACGGGCCCGGCTCCGCCCGGGCGGTCGGCGCGGCCCTCGACGCGGCGCGGCCCCCGGCGGTGCTGATCGAGGGGCCCCCGGAGGGCGACGGGCTGGTGCACCTGGCGGCCGACGAGCGGATGCGGCCCCCGGTGGCGCTGCTCGCCCACGCCGTGGACGACCCCGGGCGCTCGGCGTTCTGGCCGTTCGCCGCCTTCAGCCCGGAGTGGGTGGCCGTCCGCTGGGCCCTGGCGCACGGCGTACCGGTCCGCTTCATCGACCTGCCCGCGGCGCACTCCCTCGCCATGGACCCGTCCGGCGCCGGCCCGGCCCCCGCGGCCGGGGACGACGGCCCCGCCGCCGGGGCCGGGAGCGGCGGCCCGGAGCCGGACGCCGGTGCGAGGGGCCTCGCCCCGGAGGCCGGTGAGGGCGGGGAGCCGGTGCCCGGTCCCGGCGGTCCCGGGGTGCGGATCGACCCGATCGGGGTGCTGGCCGACGCCGCCGGCTACGACGACCCGGAGCGCTGGTGGGAGGACGTCGTCGAGCACCGCGGCGGCGACGGCCCCGCCGACGCCTTCGCCCCCTTCGCCGCCGTCGCGGAGGCCATGACCGCGCTGCGCGAGACGTACGGACACGGCGGCCACGAGCGGGACCTGATCCGCGAGGCCCACATGCGGCTCGCCCTGCGGGCCGCGCGCAAGGAGTTCGGCGACGGCGTCGCCGTCGTCTGCGGTGCCTGGCACGTCCCGGCCCTCGCCGAGCGCCGCACGGTCGCCGCCGACCGGGCCCTGCTGAAGGGGCTTTCGAAGGTCAGGACGGAGACCACCTGGGTGCCGTGGACGCACCGCAGGCTCTCCCGGTACTCCGGATACGGCGCGGGCATCGACTCGCCCGGCTGGTACGGCCACCTGTTCGAGGTTCCCGACCGGCCGGTCGAGCGCTGGATGACGAAGGTCGCGCGGCTGCTGCGCGAGGAGGACCGGCCCGTGTCCCCCGCCCATGTCATCGAGGCCGTCCGTCTCGCCGAGACCCTCGCGGTCGTCCGGGGCCGCCCGTTCGCCGGCCTCGGCGAGACCACCGACGCGGTGCGCGCGGTGATGTGCGACGGCTCCGACGTGCCGCTCGACCTGGTGCGGGACGCACTCGTCGTGGGCGACGTGCTCGGCGAGGTGCCCGACGCCGCGCCCGCGGTGCCCCTCCAGCGGGATCTCGCCCGGCAGCAGCGCGCCCTGCGGCTGAAGCCGGAGGCCGCGGAGCGGGAGCTGGAGCTCGACCTGCGCAAGGACGGCGACGCGGGCCGGAGCCTGCTGCTGCACCGGCTGCGACTCCTCTCCGTCGGCTGGGGCGAGCCCGCCGCCGGCCGGGGCAGCACGGGCACCTTCCGCGAGACCTGGCGGCTGCGCTGGGAGCCCGAGCTGCACGTCAAGGTGGCCGAGGCCGGCATGTGGGGCACCACCGTGCTCGCCGCCGCGACGGCGAAGGCCACGTCCGGCGCGGTGTCCGCCGGATCGCTCGGCGAGGTCACCGCCCTGGCCGAGCAGTGCCTGCTGGCCTCGCTGCCCGACGCCCTGCCCGTGGTGATGGCCGCCCTGGCCGACCGCGCGGCGCTCGACACCGACGTCGGCCACCTCGCCCGGGCCCTGCCCGCCCTCGCCCGCTCCCTGCGCTACGGGGACGTCCGCGCCACGGACACCGAGGCGCTCGGCGAGGTGGCGGCCGGTCTCGCGGAGCGGATCTGCATCGGCCTGCCCCCCGCCTGCACCGGGCTCGACGCGGACGCGGCCGCGGAGATGCGCGGCCTGATCGACGGCGTGCACACCGCGGTCGCCCTGCTGCCCGGTTCGTCCGGCACGGCGCCCCGCTGGCGCGACGCCCTGCGCCGGCTCGCCGCACGGGACACCGTCCACGGCGTCCTGCGCGGCCGGGCGGCCAGGCTGCTGCTCGACGAGGGGCAGCTCGCGGAGGACGAGGCCGCCCGGCTGATGGGCCTCGCGCTCTCGCCCGCCGTGCCGCCGGCGCAGGCGGCGGCCTGGATCGAGGGCTTCGTCGGCGGCGAGTCCGGCGGCGGGCTGCTGCTCGTCCACGACGAGCGGCTGCTCGGTTTGGTGGACGCCTGGCTGACGGGCGTGCCCGATCACGCCTTCACCGACGTGCTGCCCCTGCTGCGCCGCACGTTCTCCGCCTACGAGCCGGGCGTCCGCCGCACCCTCGGCGAACTGGTGCGCCGGGGCCCCGCCGCCACGCCGGGCGGAGCACCCCCCGAACCGGCGGCCCCCGGCTTCGGCCCCGGCCTCGACGAGTCGCGGGCCGAGGAGGTCCTGCCGGTGGTGCGTCTGCTGCTGGGCATCGCCGGGGGTGCCGCCGGGGGCGGCGGAGGCGGTGAGGGCGCCGGGTCGACCGGGGCCACCGGGACCGCCCCGCCCACCAGGCCAACCGGGCCTGCGGCTGGAGGCTCCGGGTTCACCGGGCCGGCTGGGTTCACCGGGGCCGCCCGGTCCGGTGCCGACGGGGGCGGCGGAGGCCGCCATGACGATTTCGCGGGAGTGAGCCGATGA